Proteins from one Planctomyces sp. SH-PL62 genomic window:
- a CDS encoding alpha/beta fold hydrolase, translating to MPKLDIDGRRFHVQQAGEGPDVVLIHGVTGDLSIWYLCKAMTELASEHRVTAYDLRGHGYSDVPAEGYTSADHAADLFALMDRVGASRARLVGHSFGAVIAAHAAAIAPDRVEAVVLSDPYFPALRHLEDASKWGHWQSFRAEAEGAGVTLSDEFWYDLDKFFDQVLHLDENKMLKFRQAVGLPAMGRLLRLGRTTCGPDAKAVAGLTEEVLRGIAAPTLAVYGQGSPFLATMHYLVDNLPNCQASVIPGAKHRAPEENPEAFVAVVRTFLESLRPAEAAR from the coding sequence GTGCCGAAGCTTGACATCGACGGCCGTCGGTTCCACGTCCAGCAGGCGGGCGAGGGGCCGGACGTGGTGCTGATCCACGGCGTGACGGGGGACCTCTCGATCTGGTACCTCTGCAAGGCGATGACCGAGCTGGCCTCGGAGCATCGGGTGACGGCGTACGACCTGCGCGGCCACGGCTACAGCGACGTCCCCGCCGAGGGCTACACCTCGGCCGACCACGCCGCCGACCTCTTCGCCCTGATGGACCGCGTCGGGGCGAGCCGGGCGCGGCTCGTCGGCCACAGCTTCGGAGCGGTGATCGCCGCGCACGCCGCGGCGATCGCCCCCGATCGAGTCGAGGCGGTGGTGCTCTCCGATCCCTACTTCCCCGCGCTCCGCCATCTGGAAGACGCGAGCAAATGGGGCCATTGGCAATCGTTCCGGGCCGAGGCCGAGGGGGCGGGCGTCACGCTCTCCGACGAGTTCTGGTACGACCTCGACAAGTTTTTCGACCAGGTTCTTCACCTCGACGAGAACAAGATGCTGAAGTTCCGCCAGGCGGTCGGCCTCCCCGCGATGGGCCGGCTGCTCCGATTGGGCCGGACCACGTGCGGCCCCGACGCGAAGGCCGTCGCGGGCCTGACCGAGGAGGTCCTCCGGGGGATCGCCGCGCCGACGCTGGCGGTCTACGGCCAGGGCTCGCCGTTCCTCGCCACGATGCACTATCTCGTCGACAATCTGCCGAACTGCCAGGCCTCGGTCATCCCCGGCGCGAAGCATCGGGCGCCCGAGGAGAACCCGGAGGCGTTCGTCGCCGTCGTCCGGACGTTCCTGGAATCGCTCCGCCCCGCCGAGGCGGCCCGATGA
- a CDS encoding acyl carrier protein → MTQPATEPAILADLARVFDDFQGREYSGPLGSDTRFFADLGLASIDAVVLGEALQERYGRPLPFVDLMADLGRREDRDLTLGELAAFLAAHIHHEDLPRAEA, encoded by the coding sequence ATGACCCAGCCCGCGACCGAACCGGCGATCCTCGCCGACCTCGCCCGCGTCTTCGACGATTTCCAGGGGCGCGAGTATTCCGGGCCGCTGGGGTCGGACACGCGGTTCTTCGCCGACCTCGGCCTGGCGTCGATCGACGCCGTGGTCCTCGGCGAGGCGCTCCAGGAACGCTACGGCCGGCCGCTCCCCTTCGTCGACCTGATGGCCGACCTGGGGCGTCGAGAAGACCGCGACCTGACCCTGGGCGAGTTGGCCGCGTTCCTCGCCGCCCACATCCATCACGAGGATCTGCCCCGTGCCGAAGCTTGA
- a CDS encoding 4'-phosphopantetheinyl transferase superfamily protein, whose translation MQAVSEVGPVDGGGIDGVLRVLPRRGLYRGGSAPRPLTDPIVLDSFTHLMGLWGLDRLSEGDVVFPLRLGGLEIYGEDPPEGADCRCCVRVTSLERFKLRADAEILHPDGRVWMRLLDWEDWRFHWPARYRDVFRAPEQVFLGEPMGLPGIEPGEAVAVWLEPPADMGRPVWRDVLEKTQLSPEERAGPLRPAGAEGRRTLRLWGRIAAKEAARRLWDHEGAPPTFPADLSILPDADGRPVLRSLDDRARGGLPAVSIAHAGGVAVAVASAIPGARVGIDVETVAERPSSFERAAFSEPERALLDDLGGDRAEWIARFWTAKEAAAKATGMASSATPSSVAVVAADAAGAIEVRLGPSLSAACPDQGPGPFLVHAARRGDYVWAWTRLGLATSRPHARPPRYSEAER comes from the coding sequence TTGCAGGCCGTCTCCGAGGTCGGCCCCGTCGATGGGGGGGGGATCGACGGCGTCCTCCGAGTGCTACCGCGCCGCGGCCTCTATCGCGGGGGGTCGGCCCCGAGGCCGCTGACGGACCCGATCGTCCTCGATTCGTTCACGCACCTCATGGGCCTCTGGGGCCTGGATCGGCTCTCCGAGGGGGACGTGGTCTTCCCGCTCCGCCTCGGCGGGCTCGAGATCTACGGCGAGGACCCTCCCGAGGGGGCCGATTGCCGCTGCTGCGTCCGCGTGACGTCGCTTGAGAGGTTCAAGCTGCGCGCCGACGCCGAGATCCTCCACCCCGACGGCCGCGTCTGGATGCGGCTGCTCGACTGGGAGGACTGGCGGTTCCACTGGCCGGCTCGCTATCGCGACGTCTTCCGCGCACCCGAGCAGGTCTTCCTGGGCGAGCCGATGGGGCTGCCGGGGATCGAGCCGGGCGAGGCCGTCGCCGTCTGGCTGGAGCCGCCGGCCGACATGGGCCGGCCCGTCTGGCGCGACGTCCTGGAGAAGACCCAGCTCTCGCCCGAGGAACGGGCGGGGCCGCTCCGTCCCGCCGGGGCCGAGGGCCGGCGAACGCTCCGACTCTGGGGGCGGATCGCCGCCAAGGAGGCCGCCCGCCGGCTCTGGGACCATGAGGGTGCGCCGCCGACCTTCCCAGCCGACCTCTCGATCTTGCCCGACGCCGACGGCCGGCCCGTGCTGCGATCCCTCGACGACCGGGCGCGCGGCGGCCTGCCCGCCGTGTCGATCGCCCATGCGGGGGGGGTGGCCGTCGCGGTCGCCTCCGCGATCCCGGGAGCTCGCGTCGGGATCGATGTCGAGACGGTCGCCGAACGGCCGTCGTCCTTCGAGAGGGCGGCGTTCTCGGAGCCCGAGCGGGCGCTGCTGGACGACCTGGGCGGAGACCGCGCGGAGTGGATCGCGCGATTCTGGACGGCCAAGGAGGCGGCGGCCAAGGCGACCGGGATGGCGTCGTCGGCGACCCCGTCGAGCGTGGCGGTCGTCGCGGCCGACGCGGCCGGGGCGATCGAGGTCCGATTGGGGCCCTCGCTGTCCGCGGCCTGCCCGGACCAGGGCCCCGGCCCCTTCCTCGTCCACGCGGCGCGTCGGGGCGATTACGTCTGGGCGTGGACCCGGCTAGGCCTCGCGACGTCCCGGCCGCACGCACGCCCCCCCCGATATTCGGAGGCCGAAAGATGA